Proteins encoded by one window of Lepeophtheirus salmonis chromosome 3, UVic_Lsal_1.4, whole genome shotgun sequence:
- the LOC121114271 gene encoding F-box only protein 8 — MGQSLMKIPPPPPLGVIEEEEEDNVRDLNELPPEIVVNVLGNLNATDLSLAGCVWQEYASDEILWYGLCRQEWSYTSIYEKRNPSILSAKKLYLLLDEGTLTFNSDFQKGMDYFFAHGLLKDNTEDIAQFFNGSHLLSKSEMKKYLQKCTDVTDRLVYLQNFSSQSLPNALRKFFSKLEAPDDRGRYLQQLLNTFSRRFCQCNPKLGYSVDFVYVSCYSLILLSVDLSSPHVKNKMSKREFIRNTRNAVGNDRPLSTGDEIFGEMYDNVFLRGHVSCGSQQIHHNKMQFVPGYLAIFL; from the exons ATGGGTCAATCCTTGATGAAGATCCCTCCACCTCCCCCCCTTGGGGTTAttgaggaagaagaagaagataacGTCCGGGACTTGAATGAATTGCCTCCCGAGATTGTCGTCAATGTTTTGGGGAACTTAAACGCCACAGACTTGAGTTTGGCGGGCTGCGTGTGGCAAGAATATGCATCAGATGAGATCCTTTGGTACGGACTCTGTCGTCAGGAGTGGTCCTACACCTCCATCTATGAGAAAAGAAATCCTTCAATACTCTCCGCCAAGAAACTCTACTTGCTTCTTGATGAAGGAACCCTCACATTCAACTCGGACTTTCAAAAG gGCATGGACTACTTCTTCGCCCATGGTCTTTTAAAAGACAATACTGAAGATATTGCTCAGTTTTTCAATGGCTCTCATCTTTTATCTAAatctgaaatgaaaaaatatcttcaaaagtGCACTGATGTGACAGATAGGCTCGTGTATCTTCAAAATTTTTCAAGTCAATCCCTCCCTAATGCTTTGAGAAAGTTCTTCTCAAAACTTGAAGCCCCTGATGATCGAGGGAGATACTTACAACAGCTTCTCAATACATTTTCTCGACGGTTTTGCCAGTGTAATCCAAAGTTAGGCTACTCTGTGG atTTCGTCTACGTGTCATGCTATTCTCTTATCCTTTTGAGTGTAGACTTGTCTAGTCCTCACGTAAAGAACAAAATGTCTAAGAGAGAGTTTATTAGAAATACTCGGAATGCTGTTGGAAATGACAGACCCCTTTCGACTGGAGATGAAATTTTCGGAGAGATGTACGATAATGTATTTCTGAGAGGGCATGTCTCTTGTGGGTCTCAACAAATACATCACAATAAGATGCAGTTTGTCCCAGGTTATCTAGCCATTTTTCTTTAG